ACGTTGCAAATCTTTCCTACCGCTACGAGAACCGGGATGTTGAAGCGTTGCGGGATGTGTCCTTTGAAATTCGTAAAGGGGAATTTCTGGGAATCATCGGCCAGAATGGAAGTGGAAAATCCACGTTGTTGCAACATCTGAACGGATTGCAATATCCGCAAGAGGGTTCAATACGGATCCTTGGAAAGGAAATCCGTGAATGGAACAGAAAAGATCTGAGCAAAGCGACTGCTCTGGTATTCCAGAATCCTGATCATCAAATTTTCAACACCACGGTTAGGGAAGAAGTGGAATTTGGACCTCAGCAACTGGGTTTTTCGGAGAAACAGCAGAAAAAAAATGTCGAACGGGCTCTTCAGACAATGGATCTGGAAGCGCAGCAACAACGAGATCCGTTTCAGCTTTCGAAAGGGGAACGCCAGCGGGTTGCCGTGGCCTGCATGTTGAGCGTGAGTCCTGAAATTTTGATGCTGGATGAGCCGACAACGGGACTCGATTATCGCCAGCAAACTTATTTGATGGAACTGCTACGCGAACTCAACAAGGAAGGAGCCACAATCATCATCGTGACCCACAGTCTCAAAATTGTTGGCGACTACTGTAACTATGCGATCTTGATGGAAAAGGGACAAAAGAAAGCGGAAGGGCATCCTCGCGATCTTTTCTTCCGGAATCAGCTTTTTCCAAAATTGCCTCCGCTGTGGGAACTTTCGCGAATCATGAACGGTAACGCCCTGACAGTCGATGAGTTTGCGTCCCATCTGAAACGGTGAGGGAATGCCTACTCCGATCGCTCACGGTCTCGCCGGCTACGCTGTTTTGATTTTGGCGGAACCGCGACTCGCAAACGATTTTCGCGGCAACTTAAAGGCGATGGGAGCCGGCTTATTTTTCGGTTCGCTGGCCGATGCCGATTTTCTTGTAGCCTATTACAACTCGCATCCTGTTTTGCAGCATCATTATTTCAGCCATTCGATTCCTTTTGCGCTCCTGATTGGAACCGCGATGTATCTTGTTTTGAGGACGCTGAAAAAATCACATGCGCTGCGGACGGCCGTTCTATTGAGCGCGGTGTATGGAACGCATTTGTTGCTGGATTACTTTACGCAGGATGGCAGTCCACCGATCGGAATTCCTTTGTTCTGGCCGTTTACGCACAAACACATGATTGCGCCGGTGGAGATTTTTTGGAGCATTCATCGAGGGGGAATGGAATCGTTATTCGGCGCGCACAATTTCGGAGCGTTGTTTAGAGAAGTATTAATTCTCGTGCCGCTCGCACTTGCTGCCTATTTGAAGGGCCGTCACTCTCTGCCGTTAAAATGGTAGCTTCAGAGCATTTGCCAGTGTTCACGTATGAACTTTGTTCTCGCACAAGTTCCTGCCAAATCTCACAAACATTCTTTGTTCACGCAAATGCTCTGCATCCGGTGATTAGAGCAGAGCATTGTCCCAGCAAACCAAGGATGTTGCGGGATGCAGATTTATTGCCTGACGAGTTCAAACCGGAACTGCGGACAATGCTCTGCCACTACGCCCTTTTCAGAAAAGCGTCTTTGCGTTATATTTTTATTAACTGGAGATGTGCTGGATTCGGGTGTTCCTGTGCGTTTGTATATCGCTCTATTCTTCTCTTGTTTTTGCTTCCCCTGATTTTATCTGGCCCTTACAGCAAAACTACGGGATCTCTGCTACATTCGGCGAATCGCGCGACGATCATTATCACGCGGGAATTGATTTGAGCACCAATGGTGAAACCGGATTGCCGGTGCTTGCTGTTGCCGATGGCTCAATTTACCGGATGAAAATCCAAAAACGCGGTTATGGGAAAGCTCTGTATATCCAACATGCAGACGGAATGCAGTCTGTTTACGCGCATCTGGAGGATTTTTCCCGGGAACTCGGACTTCACACGATCTATGTAGATAGAGCGAATCGCGAAGGAACTCCTTATGTCGGAGATATTTTCCTTGATCCGCCTCTGCGAGTGAAACAGGGGCAGGTGGTTGCGTATTCGGGTGAAAGCGGCGCAGGACTCCCACACCTTCATCTGGAAATTCGTAAGAATGAGTCGGTCGCATTGAATCCTTTAACCAATGGATTTCGCGACACTTTGGATCCTATTCCTCCAACATTTCAAGCTTGCTATTTTTATCCGCTGTCGATTGATTCTGCAATCAACGGAGACCTCGATACAAAGGAGATTCGTTTGCGCAGGAGTGATTCGGTCTTTGTGCCCGATTCCACACCGGTCGTTCGCGGTGATTTCGTGCTATCGGTAAGCCTCTATGATTCAGCTCTTCGCCGGTATCACCGCGCGCCGCAGCGAATCACATACTCGATTGACGACAAGGTTCTGTATTCCATCGAGTTTAATCAATTCTCTTATACCCAGCCGCAAGGATTTGGACTTCTATATGATCTTGGAAAACCAGGACCCTCTTACTATGAATATCCGATCTTGCTGGCCAAAACGGTTGAAGAGTCTTTGCCATTCGTGACGCGATCCGTTTCTTTTTCTATCCGTACTCTGTCAGCCGGAAACCACCGGTTAAGAATTGAAGCAGGGGACAGCAATAACAACACTTCCATCGCGGACATACCGTTTGTTGTGAATCATCCTCCCCAATTTGACCTTCACTCGATTCAACCGGACCAGGCGGAGCTAGCAGTCCACGCGACGATTCGGGATCCTAACTGGAAAGGGTCCGGGGCTTTGACCGGCGAAGTGGAATATTCCCTGGACGATGGAAAGTCCTTTATCCCTGTCACACTGACTTCGCTTGAAGTTCCGGATGCAAACGACTCCCTGAAGTTTAGATACCGGATACCCATGAGTGAAGCGAGGAATGCCAGATCGGTTTTGATACGGGCAAGAGCTTACGATGGAATCGAATATTCGCCGTATGTGTTCGGCAAAATTCGCCCGGGAGGCGCCCCGATTCCTGACACGATGCAAACTTTATCAGCGGGGAATCTGCGTTATGAAACCTACGGCGATACGATTCGCGTGATCTTTGAAATGGAAGAACCGGCCACAGGAAAATTGCAAGCTTCTATCGGAGATCCTCCCGCATTTTTCCCGTTGTTGTTGCGCGAACCAACTTCGATGCTAACTCTTATCCCTGCGCCAAAGCGAAATGAAGATATGGTTGTGGCGCTGCCAGGGGGCCAATCGTTGACTGTTCCGGTTCGATTTGTAAAACGGGGGACTCAAACGCTTGTCGCTGATGGAAATTTTCAGCTCTCATTCAATGAAAATTCTTTGTACAAAGATGCGTTTGTTTGGACAAAATCTTTACCGGAGTACAAATCGAAATCCCTTCCCCTCATCGGTCCCATGTTGCAGCTTGCCCCACGCGGCTTGCCTCTGAAAAAAGGCACAACTCTCTCCTTTTCCTATCCGGAAACTGTGAAGCATCCGGAAAAGCTCAGCATTTATCATTGGAACCGCGCCAGTCAGAAGTGGGAAAGTCTTCCATCGCAACTCAACAAAAGTTCCCGAAGCGTGCAGACGAAGATTGAAACCTTCGACCTGTACGCCTTGATTTCCGACAATGCAGCACCTGCCATCACTTCCATTTTTCCCAGGAAACGCAGCGCAACTCGAAACCCGACACCGCTTCTGGCAGTGCAGATTCGCGACGCAGGAATGGACGTGGATGATGAGAAAGTCACTCTGTACGTGGATAGCATTCCTTATCAGGCCGAATACGATCCGGATCGTAACACCGCAAGAGCGAAAATTACGAAACCATTAAAGAAGGGTTATCACAAGTTTTTTGCAGTGGCTTATGACTATGCTGGGAATCGATCGCAATCGAGCCCTGTTTCCTTCCGCGTAAAGTAGCGCGGACGTCTCGTCTGCGCGCCTCGCAGGCGGGACGCCCGCGCTACTTTTTTTTACCTCTGCGTCTCTGCGTCTCTGTGTTAAGTCTCAGTTGCTGTTTTAACGCTTCGAGGCGTCTGTCTACTTCGGCGGACTCGAGTTTCTTTTTAATATCCTGGGCTTCTTTTAACTTTTGATTTTCTTCTTCCTGTATTCTTTCTTCCCCGCGAATTTGGTCTTCCATGCTGTCGAATGTAATTTGTCGCGTGAAAGCTTCCGCCGTGGGAAGAGGGGGTGAAACTCGTGAAGAGGATTGTTTTTTTTTCTTTCTGGACATAAAAAAAAGATTTTGGCAAAATCGATCGGCTCGTGACTCTCGCCCACTTGTGGGTGGATGTTGGCCTCAAAGCCCGGCTGAGATTTCGCCAAAATCTCGTTTCATCTTTAATCTATTACAAGCGATCCGCAAAAAGCAAGTTTTTTCATATATCATCAGAAGCCATGAAACGATCGGGAATTTTATTGCTTGTCGCATTTCTTTTTACAACTTGCTGTAAGCAGGATCCGGGCCAGCCTATCTGGAATCTAAAATTGCAAAGCCGTCCGTATGCGGATCCCATCGTCCGGGAGGATAAGTTTTATGTGTTTTCGCAAGCAGGGGAAGTGGTATGCGGAAACATGCGCACGGGCAAAACGAACTGGACTCAAAAAGTTGCCGGACCTGTTTTGGGAACGCCGGTTTTCTCGGAGGACTTACTTTTCCTTGTCACTCAAGACGGTTTTGTATACGCGTTGAATCCTGAGAATGGCCGTCAGAAGTGGCAGACTCAGTTGAAGGATCAGTTCATCGCGCCACTCGCAGCCCTTGCCGGCGCTGTTCTTCTACCGTCTGAGAAGGGAACGCTGTATTTGCTTTCTTCGGCGAACGGAACAGAAAAGTGGCGTTTTTCCGGACAAAAAAAATTTAATGCTCGCCCTCAGATCGCAGGAAACAATATTCTCATTGGTGGATGGAACAAACAATTCACTTCTTTGAAACAGGATGGATCTCTTAACTGGAAATTGACAACACCCGAAATCATCACCGGTGATCCGGTGCTTCTGGATAATTTCGTTTTCTTTGCATGTTACGATCAATTCCTTTACGCCGTTGAAGTACCAACCGGTAGATTGCTCTGGCGTTTTTCTGCCTCACAACCTTCTAATCCAGTCGTTCTGAACAAAGAGATCGTTTTTGCATCCGGTACGGACCTTCTTTACCTGTCATCTGACTCCGGAAAGCTCCTGCACAGGATGAAAATAGGCAAACGGATCTCGCAAATCTACGTCCATAATTCCAACGTATTCGTCGTTTCACGTGATGTTTATCGGATAAGGCCTGTAGATAGAACGGTTTCCGTTGTGATTCGGGGTCCGAACCCGATTTACAAACTTAGCTTTGGTGTGGGGATGATTCTTGCCTCTGACGACCTATATTCTATCTATGGATATGGAAACCGTAAGGGGTAATCTCGCGGGCGGTCTTGTTGACATTCATGTTAACTATAATATAATTATACCGCTTTTTTACTGTAATACCTTAATTTTCAGTAACTTAAGACTATTACGGGGGGTCCCGGAAAGGACTGCAATTCTAATCGTATCAATCAAATCCGTAAGTTACTTCCGTCGTAGCCGTCACCTTAGGAAGTGATGATGCTATGCCAGTCTCATCGGGCATTTAGACGGTAAACAAGCTAAGAGGTTTTTTTTGCTCTCGTCCAGATCAACGGGGGGAATGATTACGAGGAGGGCAAAAAAGATAGTCGTGCCTGAAAATTGTTGGTAGGGGACAGAGCTATTAGAGTATGGATATGGTTACGAACGTGTTAGACCTGGTTGTTGTCGTTATTTATTTCATTGTTCTCATTTTGCTTTCGATCTACGGGATTCACCGCTACATTATGGTTCACCTGTTTCGGAAATTCCGTGCTCAACATCCTCAGATTACGAGAACGTTCGAAGACTTGCCGATGGTAACGGTTCAGCTTCCCATATATCAGGAGATGTACGTTGTTGAGCGTCTCATCGATGCTGTGTGCCATATCGAATATCCGCGAGACAAGTTTGAAGTACAGGTGCTGGATGATTCCACCGATGAGACTCAAAACATTGCTAAGGCTGTGGTCGAGAGATATCAAGCGAAGGGCTTAAATATTCAATACATGCGGCGGACCGATCGCGTTGGGTTCAAAGCCGGAGCGCTGGCCGCAGGATTTGAGAAGGCGAAGGGCGAATTTGTAGCGATCTTTGATGCCGATTTTATTCCCTCTCCTGAAATCTTGATGAAAACGATCCATTATTTTACAGATCCGCAAATCGGAATGGTTCAAGTTCGATGGGGTCACATCAACAGTGAATACTCTTTGTTGACCAAAATCCAATCGATCATGCTGGATGGCCACTTTGTGGTAGAACATATCGCCCGGAACCGTTCAGGCCGCTTTTTTAATTTCAACGGCACTGCGGGTGTCTGGAGACGCGAGGCAATTTCACAATCAGGTGGATGGCACCATGATACATTGACGGAGGATCTGGATCTTTCCTATCGAGCACAGCTCGGCGGCTGGAAGTTTTTATTCGTGCCTGATGTAGTGGCCCCGGCCGAAGTCCCCGTGGAAATCAATTCTTACAAGTCTCAGCAGCACCGTTGGGCCAAAGGATCCATCCAGACAGCCAAAAAAATTCTGCCTGTGGTGATGCAGAGCAAGCTCCCGTGGCAGGTGAAACTGGAAGCTTTCTTTCATCTTTCAAACAACATTTCTTACCTACTCATGATGATCCTGTCATTTTTTACGTTACCTTCGCTGGTGATTCGATATGAGCGAGGATGGCAAAATATTATGATTCTGGATCTGCCGATTTTCCTGATCGGAACGATTTCTGTGTTTTCATTTTATGTATTTTCGCAAAAGGAGATTTACAAAGACTGGCCCTGGAGGATTAAATACATTCCGCTATTGATGTCTCTGGGAATCGGTCTGTCGGTAAACAATTCCAAAGCAGTTTTGGAAGCGTTACTGGGTTATCAAACAGAATTCAAGCGGACCCCGAAGTATTGCATTGAGCGAAACTCCGATAACTGGCAGCACAAGAAATACCGTGTAGGGAAAAGCGCTCTTGCGGTGATTGAGCTCGTTTTTGCGATGTATTTCGGATTCACCATCTGGTATGCCTTTTTGAACGGGTTCTTCTTTAGCATTCCGTTTCTTTTTCTGTTTTTCTTCGGTTTCATCTACACCGGCTTTATCTCGATGGTTCAGTCGGATCGCCGATGGGTTGCCCTGAAAAGACCTGTTCCCAACATCTAAGTGCCAAAGCAATGAGTAATGAGCAATGAGCCCCTGTTAGGGAAGTCTCATAACTCATTGCTCATTACTCATTACTGCCTATGCGACCACCTAAAATCAAAAGTGTCAAACCGGATGCTGCCATTGAGGGCGGAAGGGTCATCATTGAAGGAACCGGTTTCGACCCCGAGGAATTCGATTCGCTAAGAATCTCCTTCAACGGCCAGGAAGCGCGCCCGCTTCTGGTGTCCAAGAATCGCATCATCACTGTTGTGCCGGATCAGACGAATCGTGGACCTGTGACCGTTACGGTGAACAACAAAACGAGCAATCCTTTTGAAATCGTGATTGGTAGAAAACTTGCGGACAACATCAATCCCGTGGATAGTCCGCTCTTCGATCGCGACGGAAATTTATACACGACCTTTAGCGGGAAAAGAGGGGAGACGGTGCAGGTATCTGTTTTCAAAATCGAACCTGATGGGACGATCAACCCTTTTCTCTCCAACATACCCAATGCTACTTCGCTCGCGATGGATGACGAGGGAAATCTGTATGTATCCAGCCGGTTCGAAGGCACGGTGTACAAGGCAACACCCAAGGCGGACGTCACAATCTTCGCGAAGGACCTCGGTGTTCCGACCGGACTGGTCTTTGACGAGGATGGTTTCCTGTATGTGGGTGACAGGAATGGACGCATCTTAAAAGTGGATGAAGATGGCAACGCAAGCGTCTTCGCCGAACTTCAGGAAAGCATGGTCGCTTACCATCTGGCCTTTGATCTCCTGGGCAATCTGCTTGTTTCTACTCCCAGCATGTCCACACACAATAGCGTGCTGATGGTGGATCGTTATGGCAAAGTGATTCCGCTTTATGGTGGTTTCGGAAGACCGCAAGGATTGACCGTGGATGTTGATGGAAACATTTACATTTGTGAGGCGAAAGCGGGAGAGAGCGCTGTTTACAAAATCACTTCCGGCGGAGAAATGAGAGCTTTTCTTACCGGTCCTGTAATGGTAGGAGTCGCTTTTGACGCTGATCGCAATCTGGCAGTAGCAACGCAAGACGCGGTTTATTTAGTTCCCCCTATTTTGCCTCACTGACCCCCAGCAATTTGTAAGCATCTGCAAGCTGCTGATGCGCGCCCCAGAGCACCATCAGGTCTCCTTCCTCAAGCTGGAAATCGGCATCAGGATTTGTGATCGCTTTTTCACCACGAATCACAGCGATGATGGTCGCGCCTGTGTGTCGCCTCAAATCGAGTTCCCGCAAAGATTTGCTTTTGGCCGGCGACTTGCCATCCACGATAACTTGAGACACGGTGCTTTTTAGAAAAAGCTCAGACAATTTCATCAATCTTTCCTGAGTTAAAGAGAGTCCACGCAGCATTCCATAGCTGTCCGACCGGATCACGGAGATCTGTTGATCGATCAGATGATCCGGAATCTGATATTGCTCCAGCACGCGAGCAAAAATTTCAATGGAAGTCTCAAATTCCTCTGGAATCACAATGTTCGCTCCAAGCTTTCTGAGTTCTTCCATCTCCACGACATAACGCGTTCGAACCAGAAGGACCGTGTCGCGGTTTAGCGCGCGTAACACTGCCGCGCACCTGCGAGTTGCTGCCGCATCGCTTATTGCAATCACAGCCATTCGCGCATGCGCTGCGCCCGCCTTCGACAAAACCTCTTTGCTGGTCGCGTCTCCAAACATCACCGGGACCTGTTGCTTTTGCGCCTCACGAACAAGCTGATCGTTCAACTCAATGACAACAAAAGGAATTCCAATATCGCGAACCACTTTTGAGAGATTCCGGCCATTCAATCCAAATCCAACGATGATCAGATGATCTTTTTGCGGGGTTTGCCCGGTCTCTTGTGGGATAACCCTGGTTGATGTTCGGAAGAGCGATTGGATGAACCGGCTTGTCGGTTCGGCGAGTAAGAAAAAGAAAGGCGTCAAGAACATGGTGATGATGGAGGAAGCGAGAAAAAGTTGATAGAGATTTTCAGGAATGAGGTTGAAAACTTTTCCTTGCTGAGCAAGGAGGAATGAAAATTCTCCAACCTGTGATAGAGAAAGCGCCGCTTTCCACGAAATACGAAAGTTGTATTTTGCAACAATCAGTACAAGGAGCAAAACCAGCGTTTTTCCTGCGAGCACGATCGCGGTTACACCGAGATTTGGCAATAGCTGGTTGATGAACAAAGGGAAATTCAAAAGCATTCCTACGGATATAAAAAAGATTGCGTTGAAGGTGTCGCGAAAGGGCAAGAAATCAGACAGGATCTGATGACTGTAGTCGGACTCCGAGATCACGAGTCCGGCTATAAAAGCGCCGATCGCCAGAGACAATCCAAGGTAAGCTGTGGCGTAGGCTGTTCCCAGACAGAGGAAAAGAATGCTGACAAGAAACACATCGCGGTTTCGTGTGCGGATGACCTGCTTTAGAAGCAGCGGAACGATGTAACGCGCGGCCAAAAATAAACCTGCGACGGCAGCTAATGCGATCAACATCTGTTTTCCCATTTCCAGTAGGTCCACACTTCCGCCGGAAAGGCTCGGCAGAAGGAGCATCATGGGAATGGCGAGCAAATCTTGAAACAAAAGAATGCCGACACAAATCTTTCCATGCGGAGTGTCAATTTCGGCGCGGTCAGAAAGAATTTTGAAAACGATGGCTGTGCTGCTCAGCGAAAACAAAAAGCCGAGAAAAATTCCAACAGTTACAGGCAAATCAAAGATTTGAGTGATCAGGTATGTGAGAAGGATTGTTAAGACTATTTGGCTTGCCGTGATGGAAAGAAATCGCAGACTGCTGGAAAGGAGCTGCCGAATCGAGAATTCGAGGCCGATTGTAAAAAGCAAAAGCACCACACCGATACTTGCAAGCGCGTTGACAGCTTCTGTGTCGCCGATCAAACCGGCTCCGTAAGGTCCTACAATGACGCCTGTTGCCAGAAACCCGATGATGGAAGGGAATTTCAATTTGTGAAACAACAAACTGACCGGGATGGAGACGGCAAGAATGATCAGGAAATCATTCAGCAGCGGATAGTGTTCCATGACGGTACCATATTAGCAAAGAACTTAGCGAGCTTCGCAAAACGATTAAGATCTTCTCAACACTTCTCTTTGACGAAAGGAAAAGCAATTGATCAATTGGAAAAACTTCTCAGATTATCGGAAACTTATCTGCGAAGCAGGGCCGTCCAGTTGAAAATGATATTCACCGGTGGAGTCGTCCGTTGCACGGCCGAGGAAATAATGAAACGCAGGCCGTCTGCTGTCACATCATAATCCATTCCCAGCGGATAAAATGGGGAAAGGATTAGCGGTTGAAATAATTCTTTCGGAACGCCTGCTTCCAGATTCCCATCGTCTGTTTTGATATCGACAGCCATCACCTTGCGATCCCCCGAAAAATAAAACAACTCCTTGCCATCGCGCCGCCAACGGGGCTGAGCTCCCCCACTGTTGGAGATGCGCCACTTCTTTCCCGACGCGGGAAATGGCTGAATATACACTTCATAATGTCCTGATTCATCGGATGCATATGCGATCCAGCGTGCGTCCGGAGAAAACGACGCTTGAAACTCATAGAATTCGCTTGCCAGAAAAGGATAAGGCTGCCCGGAGCCCGACATAGGAACAATCCACAAATCACTTCTCTTTCCTTTGCGTTGTCCGATCAACCATTTTCCATCCATCGACCAGTCATTGATCTGAACTCCATTCTTCAACAAAATCTTTTCTCCACCAACACCAGTTGCTGAGATAGAATAAATCTCATACTGATTGTCTCCGAGATCGCGGTTAAAAAGGATCGTTTTTCCATCCGGCGACCAGGCCGGGTTTTCGTCATAGTGGCGTGAAGTCAAACGCGTAGAGATATTTCTTGCTGTGTCTGTCACCCAGATGTCGGGCGATGCCAGATCCGGATCAGGACGCAGCCAAACGAGTTGAGTGCCATCAGCAGAAAGGCGATGATATCGTGCATCGCTTGTCCCTCCACCTTCACTCAGAGTACCGATGTTGTTCCCACTGCGATCAAACCAGGAGAGTTGAAAAGCCGAAATGTTACCGGACCAATAGGCAAGGATTCCATTGTTCGAAGCAGAAATGACCGATTGCCCTGTTGGGCTGTGAAATACATTTTTTGTGACGAGAATCGGTGCTCCTTCTAATTCTAATGTTTTGGAATCGATCGCTTGTACCAGCAATTCCCCTTCTCTGCCGTACAACAAATAACCGGGCGGCGCATAGTGGACTCGTGAAGTCGAATTCAACAACAATTTCTTTTCATTAGAATCCAGTGATCCCGTATAGATTGCCTGACTCTGAGTGGACCCGCGCACAAGATACAGGAATCTTCGGCCGTCAGGCATGAAGGTGGGAAAGCGATGCGAGATTTCGCCTTTCGCTCCATCTAATTTTGTCGCTGGTTTAAATTCTCCACCGGATGCAGGGACCTGAAAGAGCGGGCCGTTCGCTCTCTGCGCAAAGATGATGATGCCGCTGGATCCCCAGGAACCGCCTCGATTCGTTTCTGCGTCACAAATGATTTGCGGACGACCGCCGGAGATATCGATTTTCATGAGCTTTCCTTTTGAGAAAAATCCAAGATACCGGCTATCGGGCGACCAGAAGGGCGCGCTCGTGTATTCCGTTCCGGGAAGTTGTCGCGCTTCAGTCGAATCGAAGGAGCGAACCCACAGTGTCCTTCTGCCATCGGCGTTGTTCAAGAACGCCATGTGTTTCCCATCCGGCGACACTGTAAGAGGTCCTGATCCCGTATACCATGCTTTCTCATCCGGTGGAACAATCTCAAACCGCAGCACGCGCTGTTGCTCAACCGAAGGACGTATGAAGTACAAAGCCGCAAATACAATCGCAAGAACTGCGCCAACAATCCCAACCATCCAACCGAGCTTTGATTGCTTTGGTTGCGCGATGCTTGAATATGCTTCCGGACGAGAAAGACTTTCAAGAATGCCCTGCAGCTCCAACATCGCATCATGAGCGGTTTGCCATCGATCCTCTGGATCTTTGGCGAGGCACGTTTTCACGAACCGTTCCAGAAGCGGCGGTGTCATCGGTTGAATGTGTGAAATCGGTTTCGGTTCTTCTTTCAGGATGGCTGCAATCAAGCTCGCCTGCGTTTTTCCTTCAAACGCTTTTTTGCCCGTAGTCATTTCATAAACAACTGCGCCAAACGCAAAAATGTCTGTGCGAGCATCGGCTTCAGCTCCTTCCAATTGTTCCGGCGCCATGTATTGGAAGGTGCCAAGAACAGTTCCTTCGCGCGTTAGCGGTTGTCCGGTTTCCATCATAGAAACAGATTCGGTTGCAGGGGCTGTATATTTTGCCAGACCAAAATCAAGTAACTTCATCCCCGATTTCGTGAGAATGATGTTGCCCGGTTTTAAATCGCGATGCACAATGCCCTGGCGATGCGCCTTGTCGAGCGCGTTCGCGATCTGGATCGAATAGTTTAGTGCTGCGATTGGCGGTAGAGCTCCGTTACGAAGACGCGAGGCTAATGTCTCGCCTTCGATAAATTCCATGACCAGATAATCAATTCCGTTTTGATGACCGATATCGTGCAAAGTGCAGATGTTTGGATGATTCAGGCTCGAGATCGTGCGCGCCTCTCGTTCGAACCTTTGACGTAAATCAGGATTAGAGGAAAGATGAGCAGGCAAGACTTTGATGGCTACGATCCGATCCAACCGCATATCTTTGGCGCGATAGACTTCACCCATTCCGCCTGCGCCGATCGGCGCGGTGATTTCGTATGGACCCAGCTTTGTGCCAGCTGCCAGTGGCATAATTGATCATTTTACCGCACCTGCCGCAGTCGGACTGTAATTACTTTGAAGGCGACTCGACGATCGTTTTGCTTTTCTGTGCCACTGCCAGAGTGCTTAGCGCCTTCGCGCCTTTGCGTTAAGATGGATTGATGCTTTTTGACGCCGAATACATCATCCATATCGACGGCGCTTCGC
The bacterium genome window above contains:
- a CDS encoding protein kinase, whose amino-acid sequence is MPLAAGTKLGPYEITAPIGAGGMGEVYRAKDMRLDRIVAIKVLPAHLSSNPDLRQRFEREARTISSLNHPNICTLHDIGHQNGIDYLVMEFIEGETLASRLRNGALPPIAALNYSIQIANALDKAHRQGIVHRDLKPGNIILTKSGMKLLDFGLAKYTAPATESVSMMETGQPLTREGTVLGTFQYMAPEQLEGAEADARTDIFAFGAVVYEMTTGKKAFEGKTQASLIAAILKEEPKPISHIQPMTPPLLERFVKTCLAKDPEDRWQTAHDAMLELQGILESLSRPEAYSSIAQPKQSKLGWMVGIVGAVLAIVFAALYFIRPSVEQQRVLRFEIVPPDEKAWYTGSGPLTVSPDGKHMAFLNNADGRRTLWVRSFDSTEARQLPGTEYTSAPFWSPDSRYLGFFSKGKLMKIDISGGRPQIICDAETNRGGSWGSSGIIIFAQRANGPLFQVPASGGEFKPATKLDGAKGEISHRFPTFMPDGRRFLYLVRGSTQSQAIYTGSLDSNEKKLLLNSTSRVHYAPPGYLLYGREGELLVQAIDSKTLELEGAPILVTKNVFHSPTGQSVISASNNGILAYWSGNISAFQLSWFDRSGNNIGTLSEGGGTSDARYHRLSADGTQLVWLRPDPDLASPDIWVTDTARNISTRLTSRHYDENPAWSPDGKTILFNRDLGDNQYEIYSISATGVGGEKILLKNGVQINDWSMDGKWLIGQRKGKRSDLWIVPMSGSGQPYPFLASEFYEFQASFSPDARWIAYASDESGHYEVYIQPFPASGKKWRISNSGGAQPRWRRDGKELFYFSGDRKVMAVDIKTDDGNLEAGVPKELFQPLILSPFYPLGMDYDVTADGLRFIISSAVQRTTPPVNIIFNWTALLRR
- a CDS encoding cation:proton antiporter, coding for MEHYPLLNDFLIILAVSIPVSLLFHKLKFPSIIGFLATGVIVGPYGAGLIGDTEAVNALASIGVVLLLFTIGLEFSIRQLLSSSLRFLSITASQIVLTILLTYLITQIFDLPVTVGIFLGFLFSLSSTAIVFKILSDRAEIDTPHGKICVGILLFQDLLAIPMMLLLPSLSGGSVDLLEMGKQMLIALAAVAGLFLAARYIVPLLLKQVIRTRNRDVFLVSILFLCLGTAYATAYLGLSLAIGAFIAGLVISESDYSHQILSDFLPFRDTFNAIFFISVGMLLNFPLFINQLLPNLGVTAIVLAGKTLVLLLVLIVAKYNFRISWKAALSLSQVGEFSFLLAQQGKVFNLIPENLYQLFLASSIITMFLTPFFFLLAEPTSRFIQSLFRTSTRVIPQETGQTPQKDHLIIVGFGLNGRNLSKVVRDIGIPFVVIELNDQLVREAQKQQVPVMFGDATSKEVLSKAGAAHARMAVIAISDAAATRRCAAVLRALNRDTVLLVRTRYVVEMEELRKLGANIVIPEEFETSIEIFARVLEQYQIPDHLIDQQISVIRSDSYGMLRGLSLTQERLMKLSELFLKSTVSQVIVDGKSPAKSKSLRELDLRRHTGATIIAVIRGEKAITNPDADFQLEEGDLMVLWGAHQQLADAYKLLGVSEAK